Proteins from a single region of Nakamurella deserti:
- a CDS encoding dolichyl-phosphate beta-glucosyltransferase produces the protein MTTTESTRVHPESPPAARPAGPASAAYQAYRDWVSRPLTERPRISVVIPAYNEEFRILPTVGAIATHLSSRGEPWELIVADDGSTDTTVSLLQDLRFPNMRVLVAEANGGKGSAVRRGVLAARGDVVLFADADQSTPIEQFGELMDRIDDGYDVVVGSRAATGAEVSGKSALRKLLSNGLRVIVSVGFGIRVRDTQCGFKLFTADAARQLFTAQKVDGFSFDLEVLYLAARRGLATTEVPVEWIDAPGSTVDAAKVTLQFLRDLVTIRWYDLRGRYAPTATDRTAPRTDDAQDRTAR, from the coding sequence ATGACCACCACCGAATCGACCCGCGTCCACCCGGAGTCCCCGCCGGCCGCCCGGCCCGCGGGACCGGCCAGCGCGGCCTACCAGGCCTACCGGGACTGGGTGTCCCGGCCACTCACCGAGCGGCCGCGGATCTCGGTGGTGATCCCGGCCTACAACGAGGAGTTCCGCATCCTGCCGACGGTGGGGGCCATCGCCACCCACCTGTCGTCGCGTGGCGAACCGTGGGAGCTGATCGTCGCCGACGACGGCTCGACCGACACGACGGTGTCGCTGCTGCAGGACCTGCGGTTCCCCAACATGCGGGTCCTGGTCGCCGAGGCCAACGGCGGCAAGGGATCGGCGGTACGCCGCGGAGTGCTCGCCGCCCGGGGTGACGTCGTGCTCTTCGCCGACGCCGACCAGTCCACGCCGATCGAGCAGTTCGGCGAGCTGATGGACCGCATCGACGACGGCTACGACGTGGTCGTCGGCTCGCGCGCCGCCACCGGCGCCGAGGTGAGCGGGAAGTCGGCACTGCGCAAGCTGCTGAGCAACGGACTGCGGGTGATCGTGTCGGTCGGCTTCGGCATCCGCGTCCGCGACACCCAGTGCGGCTTTAAGCTCTTCACCGCCGACGCGGCCCGCCAGCTGTTCACCGCCCAGAAGGTGGACGGCTTCTCGTTCGACCTCGAGGTGCTCTACCTCGCCGCCAGACGCGGACTGGCCACCACCGAGGTGCCGGTCGAGTGGATCGACGCCCCCGGGTCCACGGTCGACGCCGCCAAGGTGACCCTGCAGTTCCTCCGGGACCTGGTGACCATCAGGTGGTACGACCTGCGCGGCCGCTACGCCCCCACCGCCACCGACCGCACCGCTCCCCGCACCGACGACGCCCAGGACAGGACCGCCCGATGA
- a CDS encoding ATP-binding protein, with protein sequence MSAPVSTLSIDANPLAVRDIGPWLRALLTATTPTEAETLVARLELAVHEVCMNVVDHAGLPPGAALGLRGAVTADRVRIEIHDDGSPFDPSGVPEPVPGVAQVRGYGLMIVRQLVDTVDYRRTEGHNTWVLELHRTPQTGAAATPP encoded by the coding sequence ATGAGTGCCCCGGTGTCGACGCTGTCCATCGACGCGAACCCGCTGGCCGTCCGCGACATCGGGCCCTGGCTGCGGGCGCTGCTGACCGCGACCACTCCCACCGAGGCCGAGACCCTCGTCGCCCGACTGGAACTCGCGGTCCACGAGGTGTGCATGAACGTCGTCGACCACGCCGGGCTGCCGCCGGGGGCCGCGCTGGGACTGCGAGGTGCCGTCACCGCCGACCGCGTCCGGATCGAGATCCACGACGACGGGTCGCCGTTCGATCCGAGCGGCGTGCCGGAGCCGGTGCCGGGCGTGGCCCAGGTGCGGGGTTACGGTCTGATGATCGTCCGGCAGCTGGTCGACACCGTCGACTACCGACGCACCGAGGGCCACAACACCTGGGTGCTCGAGCTGCACCGGACACCGCAGACCGGCGCCGCCGCCACACCGCCCTGA
- a CDS encoding PP2C family protein-serine/threonine phosphatase yields MTAAPPGARAGRTRRTPVDAALDLLLGATAAPSDPLLHAAAEIRRTVRTLTDAAEGMTEALVTSQDRLLALRALTRVNVDTLGADGSTERVLDEALALTDSDAVVLLSEDGSVHVSGDDLAATELVLQLAAAAESDHAPGLWPTDNGRTVIVRLAENAGRRIVLGFLRRDGAPFNTGDLGLIEAVASATEMMHTLTRLHLQGVRRATIEREHQFASSLAQAVLEAPIPLMDGIDVFASSTPASLAGGDFMTFMDVDGILWFAVGDVAGKGLPAAMVMTRAVSAARVAFLTHRPDDAVGALLAMGRELYDYLDEVGLFVTTVLGAFHPDTGELHLCNAGHSPVLTVSGAGVMAVPASVPPLGIMADPPARGTVITLAPGDALLLGSDGLAEQENGDGDLFGYERFQNLCVAAAGIDSGAGTTSADDLGRMLIAAVSAFADGTPPSDDCTLAVIRREGQA; encoded by the coding sequence ATGACCGCCGCCCCGCCGGGCGCCCGCGCCGGCCGGACGCGGCGGACCCCCGTCGACGCCGCGCTCGACCTGCTCCTCGGCGCCACCGCGGCGCCGTCCGATCCGCTGCTGCACGCCGCCGCCGAGATCCGCCGCACGGTGCGCACTCTCACCGACGCCGCCGAGGGCATGACCGAGGCGCTGGTGACCAGCCAGGACCGGCTGCTCGCACTGCGCGCGCTGACCCGGGTCAACGTCGACACCCTCGGGGCCGACGGCTCCACCGAGCGGGTGCTCGACGAGGCCCTGGCCCTCACCGATTCCGACGCCGTGGTGCTGCTGTCCGAGGACGGCAGCGTGCACGTCAGTGGCGACGACCTCGCCGCCACCGAGCTGGTGCTGCAACTGGCCGCCGCGGCCGAGTCCGACCACGCCCCGGGCCTGTGGCCCACCGACAACGGCCGCACCGTCATCGTCCGGCTGGCCGAGAACGCCGGCCGTCGCATCGTTCTCGGCTTCCTCCGCCGCGACGGTGCCCCCTTCAACACCGGCGACCTGGGCCTCATCGAAGCGGTCGCCTCGGCCACCGAGATGATGCACACCCTGACCCGGCTGCACCTGCAGGGCGTCCGGCGGGCCACCATCGAGCGCGAGCACCAGTTCGCCTCCAGCCTCGCCCAGGCCGTGCTGGAGGCGCCCATCCCGCTGATGGACGGCATCGACGTGTTCGCCTCGTCCACGCCGGCCAGCCTGGCGGGCGGCGACTTCATGACGTTCATGGACGTGGACGGCATCCTGTGGTTCGCCGTCGGTGACGTCGCCGGCAAGGGACTGCCCGCGGCGATGGTGATGACGCGTGCGGTCAGCGCCGCCCGCGTCGCCTTCCTGACCCACCGCCCCGACGACGCGGTCGGCGCGCTCCTGGCCATGGGCCGGGAGCTCTACGACTACCTCGACGAGGTCGGGCTGTTCGTCACCACCGTGCTCGGCGCCTTCCACCCGGACACCGGCGAGCTGCACCTGTGCAACGCGGGCCACTCCCCGGTGCTGACCGTCAGCGGCGCCGGGGTCATGGCGGTCCCGGCGTCGGTCCCGCCGTTGGGCATCATGGCCGATCCGCCGGCGCGCGGCACCGTCATCACCCTCGCCCCCGGTGACGCACTGCTGCTGGGCTCCGACGGCCTGGCCGAGCAGGAGAACGGCGACGGCGACCTGTTCGGCTACGAACGGTTCCAGAACCTCTGCGTCGCCGCCGCCGGCATCGACTCCGGCGCCGGTACCACCTCCGCCGACGACCTCGGGCGGATGCTGATCGCCGCGGTCTCGGCGTTCGCCGACGGGACTCCACCCTCGGACGACTGCACACTCGCGGTGATCCGCAGGGAGGGCCAGGCATGA
- a CDS encoding glycosyltransferase — MTVPRRLRDAPLRIGVLSAFPPGRNSLNEFGLHLVNHLARSAEVSEVVLYADETEAGPPTPVPGVVAVPCWRFNSLANLWRVVRAVRADRPDAVLLNLQFATFGDTRIAGGTGLLIPAVLRMLRVRTIVILHNLADNVDMRDAGFATSALSARILRTAGRLLTRALLRADLVALTIPRYVEFLQRSYGADNAILAPHGSFEEVAVPSFDVPAGRRRIMAFGKWGTYKTVDILVDAYRELLARGYDDLELVLAGTDSPNSAGYMAGVAAEHADLDHLTFTGYVAEEDVAPLFASSSVVAFPYTSTTGSSGVLHQAGEYGRAAVLPRIGDLVDIIEEEGFRGVYFEPGDPGSLADAIATVLDDPQQRIALGRTNFAAASGIPMSEVVHWHLVHVRRLLDRRATVPA, encoded by the coding sequence GTGACCGTTCCACGCCGGCTGCGCGACGCGCCGTTGCGCATCGGGGTGCTGTCGGCCTTCCCACCCGGGCGCAACAGCCTCAACGAGTTCGGGCTGCACCTGGTCAATCACCTGGCCCGGTCGGCCGAGGTGTCCGAGGTCGTGCTCTACGCCGACGAGACCGAGGCCGGACCGCCCACCCCGGTGCCCGGTGTGGTGGCGGTGCCCTGCTGGCGCTTCAACAGCCTGGCCAATCTGTGGCGGGTCGTGCGCGCGGTACGGGCCGACCGACCCGACGCCGTGCTGCTCAACCTGCAGTTCGCGACGTTCGGCGACACCCGCATCGCGGGCGGCACCGGGCTGCTGATCCCGGCCGTCCTGCGGATGCTGCGGGTGCGCACCATCGTGATCCTGCACAACCTGGCCGACAACGTGGACATGCGCGACGCCGGCTTCGCCACCTCGGCGCTGTCCGCACGGATCCTGCGCACCGCCGGCCGGTTGCTCACCCGCGCCCTGCTGCGGGCGGATCTGGTGGCGTTGACCATTCCGCGTTACGTCGAGTTCCTGCAGCGCTCTTACGGCGCCGACAACGCGATCCTGGCGCCGCACGGCAGCTTCGAGGAGGTCGCCGTCCCGTCCTTCGACGTGCCGGCCGGCCGCCGTCGGATCATGGCCTTCGGCAAGTGGGGGACCTACAAGACGGTCGACATCCTCGTCGACGCCTACCGCGAGCTGCTCGCACGCGGTTACGACGACCTGGAGCTGGTCCTCGCCGGCACCGACAGCCCGAACTCCGCCGGCTACATGGCCGGTGTCGCCGCCGAGCACGCCGATCTCGACCACCTGACCTTCACCGGCTACGTCGCCGAGGAGGACGTGGCCCCGCTGTTCGCGTCCTCCTCGGTCGTGGCGTTCCCGTACACGTCGACGACCGGCAGCTCGGGGGTGCTGCACCAGGCCGGTGAGTACGGCCGGGCCGCGGTGCTCCCCCGCATCGGCGACCTCGTGGACATCATCGAGGAGGAGGGCTTCCGCGGCGTCTACTTCGAACCCGGTGACCCGGGCAGCCTGGCCGACGCGATCGCCACGGTCCTCGACGACCCACAGCAGCGCATCGCGTTGGGCCGGACCAACTTCGCGGCGGCCTCCGGTATCCCGATGAGCGAGGTCGTGCACTGGCACCTGGTGCACGTCCGGCGCCTGCTCGACCGGCGCGCGACGGTGCCGGCATGA
- a CDS encoding STAS domain-containing protein, with translation MRIRTETGNGSHQIELAGRFDAHELPAFRTAIDPLLRDGDTVDLDLAQVVFVDSSALAELVRAQKSAHACGGTLVITALSDPVRVILELTALSQVFTIRIPDAGAVS, from the coding sequence ATGAGAATCCGCACCGAGACCGGGAACGGCTCCCACCAGATCGAACTCGCCGGCCGCTTCGACGCGCACGAACTGCCCGCCTTCCGGACCGCCATCGACCCGCTGCTGCGCGACGGGGACACCGTCGACCTGGACCTCGCCCAGGTGGTGTTCGTCGACTCCAGCGCGCTGGCCGAGCTGGTCCGGGCGCAGAAGTCGGCCCACGCGTGCGGCGGCACGCTGGTGATCACCGCGCTCTCGGACCCGGTCCGGGTCATCCTGGAGCTCACCGCGTTGAGCCAGGTGTTCACCATCCGGATCCCCGACGCCGGGGCGGTCTCGTGA
- a CDS encoding response regulator produces MTAAGPAPHPLSEHPASPAGVPGGGAAAGGIAAGTGSGDAVWWARAGDPVPDIDARGGIGRPVDGGVMSLTDEPDAAPQNDGRIPRPTVPTAVRALLVVLGAGCGAYAVGSALPTTLPGWWRDGVYVALEALATALIAARAVRVRTERTAWAVLPAGLSMLVVGDVLITGPRSSGMVSPPDVLYIGFFVLTFLSMVLLLRQRLPRASSSVWLDGLIAGFGLVAVAAAFSLSPVDGVTMNQVAVLAYSVSLLMLVALMIGAATVLGRRPSTVWWLISAAFALMAASNVVIAPAVAAGTYVRGAPVDAVWPVACLLLAIAAWRAGRPPRSSTDVSPLTVAAPTVFIVLALCVLAVNELAGLQPFSVLFALATLVAGAVRFTMAVGAAVRLTRREIELNRSLARARDEAVAATTAKSEFLATMSHEIRTPMNAIIGMTGLLLDTGLTPVQRDYVDTVRRGGDLLLEVINDILDFSKIESGQLELENRPFDLVSAFEDVLGLLAVTADGKDVALLCDFADGCPTWVSGDRTRLRQVLLNLAGNAVKFTASGSVTVRIEPVPTADPARIALRVDVTDTGIGIPADRMHRLFRAFSQVEASTTREHGGSGLGLAISRAIVERMGGGITVRSEAGVGSVFSFTTVLDRCPVPEGATMTNTVSLTGRTALVVDDNAANRRILTEQMTRWGMRVAAVASAAEALRLVDTAPPDVALVDMQLPDLDGAELAGMLHDDPRWADVPLILLTSLSRSLTADRRENFAATMTKPVRNAELRRAVMAVLSGLAPGLDELVRAPVERHGLRVLLVEDNLVNQRVGQLLLSRAGHEVELVGNGREALAAVQNQHYDVVLMDVHMPVMDGLTATREIRALGTGLRQPRIVALTASVTTEDRRACRKAGMDGYLSKPIRAEELNATLADIAAAIGAPSDPDTTPDRPGATDGPDAGAGAGRTDGGHATGAGTAGASVAPVVDGDGGPPTVEPDGGPPAVGPDGPLPSVDRDGLPSVAPVVVGEPALDEERFAELAELPEEIRRPMIRSWLAEVVGFDAALRAELAAGDTEAVRFRCHRLKGSSGTLGAMAVSRGCAGIEDAVRRGEPVDAAQVDALRGSLRDVAAVLAGRGYHPAG; encoded by the coding sequence GTGACGGCAGCAGGCCCGGCTCCGCACCCGCTGTCGGAGCACCCCGCGTCCCCGGCGGGCGTGCCGGGCGGCGGTGCCGCCGCCGGCGGGATCGCCGCCGGCACCGGTTCCGGCGACGCCGTCTGGTGGGCGCGGGCGGGGGACCCGGTGCCGGACATCGACGCCCGGGGCGGCATCGGACGTCCCGTCGACGGCGGTGTGATGTCTCTCACCGACGAGCCCGACGCGGCGCCGCAGAACGACGGGCGGATCCCGCGTCCCACCGTGCCCACCGCGGTGCGGGCCCTGCTGGTGGTGCTGGGTGCGGGCTGCGGTGCCTACGCGGTCGGGTCGGCGTTGCCGACCACCCTGCCCGGTTGGTGGCGGGACGGGGTGTACGTCGCACTGGAGGCGCTCGCGACGGCGCTGATCGCGGCCCGGGCGGTCCGGGTCCGCACCGAGCGCACCGCCTGGGCGGTGCTGCCCGCCGGTCTGTCGATGCTGGTCGTCGGGGACGTGCTGATCACCGGTCCACGGTCCTCGGGGATGGTGTCCCCGCCCGACGTCCTCTACATCGGCTTCTTCGTGCTGACGTTCCTGTCGATGGTGCTGCTGCTGCGGCAGCGGTTGCCGCGCGCCAGCTCGTCCGTGTGGCTGGACGGGCTGATCGCCGGGTTCGGGCTGGTGGCGGTCGCCGCGGCGTTCAGTCTCTCGCCGGTCGACGGCGTGACGATGAACCAGGTGGCGGTGCTGGCCTACTCGGTGAGCCTGCTGATGCTGGTGGCGCTGATGATCGGGGCGGCGACCGTGCTCGGACGGCGGCCGAGCACCGTGTGGTGGCTGATCAGCGCCGCGTTCGCGCTGATGGCGGCGTCCAACGTGGTGATCGCCCCGGCGGTCGCGGCGGGGACCTACGTCCGGGGCGCTCCCGTCGACGCGGTCTGGCCGGTGGCGTGCCTGCTGCTGGCGATCGCGGCCTGGCGGGCCGGGCGGCCGCCACGGTCGTCGACGGACGTCTCGCCGCTGACCGTCGCCGCCCCCACCGTGTTCATCGTGCTGGCGTTGTGCGTGCTCGCGGTCAACGAGCTCGCCGGTCTGCAGCCCTTCTCGGTGCTGTTCGCGCTGGCCACCCTGGTGGCCGGAGCGGTGCGCTTCACGATGGCCGTCGGAGCGGCGGTACGGCTGACCCGCAGGGAGATCGAGCTGAACCGCAGCCTGGCCCGCGCCCGCGACGAGGCCGTCGCGGCGACGACCGCGAAGTCGGAGTTCCTGGCGACGATGAGCCACGAGATCCGGACACCGATGAACGCCATCATCGGGATGACCGGTCTGCTGCTGGACACCGGCCTGACCCCGGTCCAGCGCGACTACGTGGACACCGTCCGCCGGGGCGGTGACCTGCTGCTCGAGGTCATCAACGACATCCTGGACTTCTCCAAGATCGAATCCGGTCAGCTGGAGCTGGAGAACCGGCCCTTCGACCTGGTGTCGGCGTTCGAGGACGTGCTCGGGCTGCTCGCCGTCACCGCGGACGGCAAGGACGTCGCGCTGCTCTGCGACTTCGCCGACGGCTGCCCGACGTGGGTCTCCGGTGACCGCACCCGGCTGCGGCAGGTGCTGCTGAACCTGGCCGGCAACGCGGTCAAGTTCACCGCGTCCGGCAGCGTCACCGTCCGCATCGAGCCCGTGCCGACCGCCGACCCCGCGCGGATCGCCCTGCGGGTCGACGTCACCGACACCGGCATCGGCATCCCCGCCGACCGGATGCACCGCCTGTTCCGGGCGTTCAGCCAGGTCGAGGCGTCCACCACCCGTGAGCACGGCGGGTCGGGCCTCGGTCTCGCGATCAGCCGCGCGATCGTGGAGCGCATGGGCGGCGGCATCACCGTCCGCAGCGAGGCCGGCGTCGGTTCGGTCTTCTCCTTCACCACCGTCCTCGACCGCTGCCCCGTCCCCGAAGGGGCCACCATGACCAACACCGTGTCGCTGACCGGCCGGACCGCACTCGTCGTCGACGACAACGCGGCCAACCGGCGCATCCTGACCGAGCAGATGACCCGCTGGGGCATGCGGGTCGCGGCGGTGGCGAGCGCCGCCGAGGCGCTGCGACTCGTCGACACCGCCCCACCGGACGTGGCGCTGGTCGACATGCAGCTGCCCGACCTCGACGGCGCCGAACTGGCCGGGATGCTGCACGACGACCCGCGCTGGGCCGACGTGCCGCTGATCCTGTTGACCAGCCTCAGCCGCTCGCTGACCGCCGACCGGCGGGAGAACTTCGCCGCCACGATGACCAAACCGGTCCGCAACGCCGAGCTGCGGCGGGCCGTGATGGCCGTGCTCTCGGGGCTCGCGCCGGGGCTGGACGAGCTGGTCCGCGCGCCGGTGGAACGGCACGGGCTGCGCGTCCTGCTGGTCGAGGACAACCTGGTGAACCAGCGCGTCGGGCAGCTGCTGCTCAGCCGTGCCGGACACGAGGTGGAACTGGTCGGCAACGGCCGCGAGGCACTGGCCGCCGTGCAAAACCAGCACTACGACGTCGTCCTGATGGACGTGCACATGCCCGTGATGGACGGACTCACCGCGACGCGGGAGATCCGGGCCCTGGGGACCGGCCTGCGGCAGCCGCGGATCGTCGCGCTGACCGCCAGCGTCACCACCGAGGACCGGCGGGCCTGTCGGAAGGCCGGCATGGACGGCTACCTGAGCAAGCCCATCCGGGCCGAGGAGCTCAACGCCACCCTCGCCGACATCGCCGCCGCGATCGGGGCGCCGTCCGACCCGGACACCACCCCCGACCGCCCAGGTGCCACCGATGGTCCGGACGCGGGTGCGGGCGCCGGCCGGACCGACGGGGGCCACGCGACGGGGGCCGGCACCGCCGGTGCGTCGGTCGCGCCGGTCGTGGACGGGGACGGGGGGCCGCCGACCGTCGAACCGGACGGGGGGCCGCCGGCCGTCGGACCGGACGGGCCGCTGCCGAGCGTAGACCGGGACGGGCTGCCGTCGGTCGCGCCGGTCGTGGTCGGGGAGCCGGCGCTCGACGAGGAGCGCTTCGCCGAGCTCGCCGAGCTGCCCGAGGAGATCCGGCGCCCGATGATCCGGTCGTGGCTCGCCGAGGTCGTCGGCTTCGACGCGGCGCTGCGCGCGGAACTCGCCGCCGGTGACACCGAGGCGGTGCGCTTCCGCTGCCACCGGCTCAAGGGCAGCAGCGGCACCCTGGGAGCGATGGCGGTCTCCCGCGGCTGCGCCGGCATCGAGGACGCCGTGCGCCGGGGGGAACCGGTCGACGCCGCTCAGGTGGACGCTTTGCGGGGGAGTCTCCGCGACGTCGCCGCGGTGCTCGCCGGCCGTGGCTACCACCCCGCCGGGTGA
- a CDS encoding endonuclease/exonuclease/phosphatase family protein: MTTGRRIRWRRVGPVAGWSLTAALALVTVNRAVRPEHVPLLIGLQGVAVFLLAPALPLAGLALWRRRRVMAAVAAAITVVQLGWIGAATGWHGPQPAPGGSVPLRVVTANVLMDNPAIPELADELLASGADVILLQEITPEIAATLATTPLWTAYPGRVDNALPGFHGSLILSRLPITGGRAFDVAGRPMTRADLQTAAGPVRVVDVHAVAPVNRENTAVWLAQMEALATMSAPAGSALVMAGDFNATVDHAPFQRVLAAGKRDAFLEAGSGYGATWPSWGGPTVPVMRLDHVLVGDGVAVVSVDEAVSAGSDHRRLVAELALTSRS; encoded by the coding sequence GTGACGACCGGCCGCCGCATCCGGTGGCGGCGTGTCGGTCCGGTCGCCGGCTGGTCGCTCACCGCGGCGCTGGCGCTGGTCACGGTCAACCGGGCCGTGCGGCCCGAGCACGTCCCGCTGCTGATCGGCCTGCAGGGGGTGGCGGTGTTCCTGCTCGCGCCGGCGCTGCCGCTGGCCGGGCTGGCGCTGTGGCGACGGCGCCGGGTGATGGCGGCGGTGGCCGCCGCGATCACCGTCGTCCAGCTCGGCTGGATCGGCGCCGCGACGGGCTGGCACGGCCCACAGCCCGCACCCGGCGGTTCCGTGCCCCTGCGGGTGGTCACGGCGAACGTGCTGATGGACAACCCGGCGATCCCCGAGCTCGCCGACGAGCTGCTGGCCAGCGGCGCGGACGTCATCCTGCTCCAGGAGATCACGCCGGAGATCGCCGCGACCCTCGCCACCACCCCGCTGTGGACGGCCTATCCCGGACGCGTCGACAATGCGTTGCCGGGCTTCCACGGCTCCCTGATCCTGTCCCGGCTGCCGATCACCGGGGGCCGCGCCTTCGACGTGGCCGGCCGCCCGATGACCCGGGCCGACCTGCAGACCGCGGCGGGCCCGGTGCGCGTGGTGGACGTGCACGCCGTGGCTCCGGTCAACCGCGAGAACACCGCCGTGTGGCTGGCCCAGATGGAGGCGCTGGCCACGATGTCGGCCCCGGCCGGTTCCGCCCTGGTGATGGCGGGCGACTTCAACGCCACCGTCGACCACGCTCCCTTCCAGCGGGTGCTGGCCGCCGGGAAGCGGGACGCCTTCCTGGAGGCCGGTTCCGGCTACGGCGCGACCTGGCCGTCCTGGGGTGGCCCGACGGTGCCGGTCATGCGGCTGGACCACGTGCTCGTCGGCGACGGCGTCGCGGTGGTGTCGGTGGACGAGGCCGTCAGTGCCGGCAGCGACCACCGCAGGCTGGTCGCGGAACTGGCGCTGACGAGCCGATCGTGA
- a CDS encoding oligosaccharide flippase family protein: MTAPQSVRSVGAPVPGVATGTLPPAGAVVPTVDDPGDAIADPTSGRALLAGGSILGLAMLVANAGNYALNLLLGRWLTPAQFSDATLMVTLMLTLTSLTLCLQLVAARFVGSYDAAGTPERSDRLARTLRRGALVAGLGCAVLLAAPAVWWREVFHTESWVPFVILGAGMPFYLVQSVGRGVMQGRLRFRPLAVTFVVEMVVRLGLGALLVTLGFGVVGATVGLAASFVATGLVVHVLSGAHRPTAGPRPPLGEVRAYIGFTSVLLVGQMIANNSDVLVAKAYLTPTAAGIFAAVALIGRAVFFLSWSVATVVFPAVAARHAGGGNTDSLLRGGILAVTAIGAVCAAAAWTVGGPVLGVVLGPAYAGLSGLLALYAGMTTLFAVGNLIASHQLSLGNARPSWLLLGGAVLGLVLLLFRHGSAVQLITAQLTAMALLLVVLTVDHLRGARPSAPATTSPTEAGA, from the coding sequence ATGACCGCGCCGCAGTCGGTCCGCTCCGTCGGCGCCCCGGTGCCGGGGGTAGCGACCGGGACACTCCCACCGGCCGGCGCGGTCGTGCCGACCGTGGACGATCCGGGTGACGCGATCGCCGACCCGACCAGCGGTCGCGCGCTGCTGGCCGGCGGCAGCATCCTGGGCCTGGCGATGCTGGTGGCCAACGCCGGCAACTACGCGCTCAACCTGCTGCTCGGCCGGTGGCTCACCCCGGCCCAGTTCTCCGACGCCACGCTGATGGTCACGTTGATGCTGACCCTGACCTCCCTCACGCTGTGCCTGCAGCTGGTCGCGGCCCGCTTCGTGGGTTCCTACGACGCCGCGGGCACCCCGGAGCGCTCGGACCGGCTGGCCCGCACGCTGCGCCGCGGGGCCCTCGTCGCCGGCCTCGGCTGCGCGGTACTGCTGGCCGCCCCGGCGGTCTGGTGGCGGGAGGTGTTCCACACCGAGTCGTGGGTGCCGTTCGTGATCCTCGGCGCCGGGATGCCGTTCTACCTCGTGCAGTCCGTCGGGCGTGGCGTCATGCAGGGCCGGCTGCGGTTCCGACCGCTGGCGGTCACCTTCGTCGTGGAGATGGTGGTACGGCTCGGGCTCGGCGCGCTGCTGGTCACGCTCGGTTTCGGGGTCGTCGGGGCGACCGTCGGTCTGGCCGCGTCGTTCGTGGCCACCGGGCTCGTCGTGCACGTGCTGTCCGGAGCCCACCGGCCGACGGCCGGACCGCGGCCGCCGCTGGGCGAGGTGCGGGCCTACATCGGGTTCACCTCGGTGCTGCTGGTCGGCCAGATGATCGCCAACAACTCCGACGTGCTGGTGGCGAAGGCGTACCTGACGCCCACCGCCGCCGGCATCTTCGCCGCGGTGGCGCTCATCGGCCGCGCGGTCTTCTTCCTGTCCTGGTCGGTGGCGACCGTGGTGTTCCCGGCGGTCGCCGCCCGGCACGCCGGTGGCGGGAACACCGACAGCCTGCTCCGGGGCGGCATCCTGGCGGTCACCGCAATCGGCGCGGTCTGCGCGGCGGCGGCGTGGACGGTGGGCGGCCCGGTGCTCGGGGTGGTCCTCGGTCCGGCGTACGCGGGCCTGTCGGGGCTGCTCGCGCTGTACGCGGGGATGACGACGCTGTTCGCGGTCGGCAACCTCATCGCCAGCCACCAGTTGTCCCTGGGCAACGCCCGGCCGTCCTGGCTGCTGCTCGGCGGGGCGGTCCTGGGTCTGGTGCTCCTGCTGTTCCGGCACGGCTCGGCCGTGCAACTGATCACGGCCCAGTTGACGGCCATGGCCCTGCTTCTCGTCGTCCTGACGGTCGACCATCTCCGCGGGGCCCGGCCGTCGGCCCCCGCGACCACCAGCCCGACGGAGGCCGGCGCATGA
- a CDS encoding response regulator, whose amino-acid sequence MTAAAGDVRTALVVDDDTVSRLVLAHMLRRSGWEVDEADDVAPARSLLAEFDYTAVFSDYSMPGGTGMDLLASLHAPRPLFVLITGVVQHTGPADDPGHRVDAQLTKPISTRALQQCLATIMSGGPGR is encoded by the coding sequence GTGACGGCAGCCGCCGGGGACGTCCGGACCGCGCTGGTCGTCGACGACGACACGGTGTCGCGGCTGGTGCTCGCCCACATGCTGCGCCGGTCCGGCTGGGAGGTCGACGAGGCCGACGACGTCGCACCGGCCCGCTCCCTGCTGGCCGAGTTCGACTACACCGCCGTGTTCAGCGACTACTCGATGCCGGGCGGCACCGGGATGGACCTGCTGGCCTCGTTGCACGCGCCGCGGCCGCTGTTCGTGCTCATCACCGGGGTCGTCCAGCACACCGGCCCGGCCGACGACCCGGGTCACCGCGTGGACGCCCAGCTCACCAAGCCGATCAGCACGCGGGCCCTGCAGCAGTGCCTGGCCACCATCATGTCCGGCGGACCAGGGCGGTGA
- a CDS encoding STAS domain-containing protein, with product MTTAVTAGNTATAVVAGRLDAVAAPELHEALAGLLADGYPHLTVDLSDVTFVDSAGLAVLVRSRRETRLQDGDVVLVGPRSVDATRVFRLTQFDRVFTILPPAPVATS from the coding sequence GTGACAACCGCCGTGACCGCCGGGAACACGGCCACCGCGGTGGTCGCGGGCCGGCTGGACGCGGTCGCGGCCCCGGAGCTGCACGAGGCGCTCGCGGGTCTGCTCGCCGACGGGTACCCGCACCTCACCGTGGACCTGTCCGACGTGACCTTCGTGGACAGCGCCGGTCTCGCCGTGTTGGTCCGGTCCCGCCGCGAGACCCGATTGCAGGACGGCGACGTCGTCCTGGTGGGCCCGCGCTCCGTCGACGCGACCCGGGTGTTCCGGTTGACCCAGTTCGACCGCGTCTTCACCATCCTCCCGCCGGCCCCCGTGGCGACGTCGTGA